In Bremerella alba, one DNA window encodes the following:
- a CDS encoding N-acetylneuraminate synthase family protein yields the protein MSPFNFNGLFVLDLANNHQGDPEHATNIIRAMGDVVNENGVRAALKFQFRNLDTFIHSDHLEESSNRHVDRFLSTRLSNQQFAGLVDEVRANGMFTMATPFDEESVDFASDLDIDILKVASCSATDWPLLERIAEANKPVIFSTGGLSMKQIDNVVSFFDHRRVRFAIMHCVSIYPTPKEHLHLNQISALRRRYPDKVIGFSTHEEPDETGPVQIATGLGTGMLERHVGIETESIKLNKYSSTPTQVDRWMKAAIEARQICGSLERVPPQSEETDALRSLMRGIYVRRPIAKGQLITREDVYFAMPLNEGQLTSGEWSEGIVASTDLTKDQAVLTESAIRPKPDDTQTLTSAIHGMKAMLNEAHISLPPTFETEFSHHFGVRNFHKVGATLITFVNREYCKKLIIQLPGQRHPAHYHKAKEETFVVLHGKLELLVEDRHYTLYPGDMQLVQQGVWHEFWTDSGVIFEEISSKHGLCDSFYEDKSINSMDSDSRKTRVNQWGRYQIRPAKPIRRMAA from the coding sequence GTGTCTCCGTTCAACTTCAATGGTCTTTTCGTACTTGACTTGGCAAACAACCATCAAGGCGATCCGGAACATGCGACAAACATCATTCGAGCGATGGGGGACGTCGTTAACGAGAACGGCGTTCGCGCCGCATTAAAGTTCCAATTTCGAAATCTCGACACGTTCATTCATTCCGACCATCTCGAAGAAAGCTCAAATAGGCACGTTGATCGCTTTCTGTCGACGCGTCTATCGAACCAGCAATTTGCGGGACTCGTGGACGAAGTGCGTGCCAATGGAATGTTCACCATGGCCACGCCATTCGACGAAGAATCGGTGGACTTTGCGTCCGATCTCGACATCGACATCCTGAAAGTTGCTAGTTGCTCCGCTACGGACTGGCCACTGCTGGAACGGATTGCCGAAGCCAACAAACCCGTCATCTTCAGCACTGGCGGGCTGAGCATGAAGCAAATCGATAATGTCGTAAGCTTCTTCGACCATCGCCGTGTGCGATTCGCGATTATGCACTGCGTCTCGATCTATCCTACTCCCAAAGAGCACTTACACTTGAATCAGATCAGTGCTCTTCGACGACGCTACCCCGATAAGGTAATCGGATTTTCGACCCATGAGGAACCAGATGAAACGGGTCCTGTGCAAATCGCAACAGGGCTTGGCACCGGCATGCTCGAGCGGCACGTTGGAATTGAAACGGAATCGATCAAGTTGAACAAGTATTCGTCGACGCCGACACAAGTCGATCGATGGATGAAAGCAGCGATCGAAGCAAGACAGATTTGCGGGTCACTCGAACGAGTACCGCCTCAATCTGAAGAAACAGATGCTCTTCGCAGCTTGATGCGGGGAATCTATGTGCGACGGCCGATTGCGAAAGGACAACTAATCACACGCGAAGATGTTTATTTTGCGATGCCGCTGAACGAAGGCCAATTGACTTCGGGAGAGTGGTCGGAAGGGATCGTCGCTAGCACGGACTTAACCAAAGACCAAGCCGTACTTACAGAGTCCGCCATTCGCCCAAAACCAGACGACACCCAGACGCTCACCTCGGCCATCCATGGCATGAAGGCGATGTTGAATGAGGCTCATATCTCGCTGCCGCCGACTTTCGAGACCGAATTCTCCCACCACTTTGGTGTCCGTAATTTCCATAAAGTCGGTGCCACGTTAATCACGTTTGTTAACCGTGAATACTGCAAGAAGCTTATCATACAACTGCCCGGGCAACGACACCCGGCTCATTACCACAAAGCCAAGGAAGAGACGTTTGTGGTTCTGCACGGCAAGCTAGAGTTACTGGTAGAGGATCGACATTACACGCTCTACCCCGGCGATATGCAACTCGTTCAACAGGGTGTTTGGCACGAGTTCTGGACGGACAGTGGTGTGATCTTCGAGGAAATCTCAAGTAAACACGGTTTGTGTGACTCGTTTTACGAGGACAAATCGATAAACAGCATGGATAGCGACTCGCGAAAAACGCGGGTAAATCAATGGGGACGATACCAGATCCGTCCAGCAAAGCCAATTCGAAGGATGGCTGCTTAG
- a CDS encoding class I SAM-dependent methyltransferase, with the protein MQSAMIQMCPICNSTEWKIEYEGPVRDGVFGKYDDGTVWRCIDCGVSHLPPRQSNLEDYYQSDEYREDVGEKADPQDFFSRHDDEQFDKARFLKGTSIRGKVIADIGCAGGSFLDVAKGLAETSIAIEPGKSYHASLRERGHRAYSSLAAASEEWAGKVDVAVCFSVIEHVNDPVEFLTSIGHLLKPDGVLVLSTPNHRDALLEFSGDPYRSFFYRWVHPWYFDEDCLRSASIKCGMTFEPHYVQRFGFANFAAWLRDGKPTGNDHGAALGSVFDDVWKSTLESQKKSDYLYGFCRPAV; encoded by the coding sequence ATGCAATCTGCGATGATACAAATGTGCCCGATCTGTAATTCAACCGAGTGGAAAATAGAATACGAAGGGCCAGTACGGGACGGCGTATTTGGCAAGTATGACGATGGCACCGTATGGAGATGTATCGACTGTGGGGTTAGCCATTTGCCACCACGGCAGTCGAACCTTGAGGACTATTATCAGTCGGACGAATATCGCGAGGATGTAGGCGAAAAAGCGGATCCTCAAGACTTCTTTTCGCGTCACGACGACGAGCAATTTGACAAAGCCCGATTCCTGAAAGGCACCTCCATTCGAGGCAAAGTCATCGCCGACATTGGTTGTGCAGGTGGCTCGTTTTTAGATGTCGCGAAGGGGTTAGCAGAAACATCGATCGCCATCGAACCTGGCAAGTCGTATCATGCTTCTCTCCGTGAGCGGGGACATCGCGCTTACTCCTCGTTAGCAGCGGCGTCAGAAGAGTGGGCAGGTAAAGTCGATGTAGCGGTCTGTTTCAGCGTTATCGAGCATGTTAACGACCCAGTCGAATTCCTAACCAGCATAGGGCATCTTCTGAAGCCTGACGGAGTCCTCGTCTTAAGCACTCCTAATCACCGAGACGCATTGCTTGAATTCTCTGGGGATCCTTATCGATCGTTCTTTTACCGTTGGGTTCATCCGTGGTATTTCGACGAAGATTGCTTACGCTCGGCCTCAATCAAGTGTGGAATGACCTTCGAGCCACACTACGTTCAGAGGTTTGGATTCGCTAATTTTGCAGCATGGTTGCGCGACGGAAAACCAACAGGGAACGATCACGGCGCAGCTCTTGGATCCGTTTTTGATGACGTCTGGAAGTCGACCCTTGAATCGCAAAAGAAGTCAGACTACCTCTACGGATTTTGCCGACCTGCCGTATGA
- a CDS encoding HAD family hydrolase translates to MNSTIRTIVFDFDGVLVASNAIKRDAYFRIFNDVEISSNQINTCIRQNHDGNRYDVIGAVLDTLLAQNQVPDELKRTSRIEQYAQLYNRHCESAVAECSEVAGVSELFDQLAGKIPLYINSATLEEPLQRIVHRRGWFDRFHGVFGSPTSKIENLEKVRQAENCLPDEIAFVGDGQRDWNAAIDFGCRFIGVRNGFTDFDKPAPTEIVRLNDLIGVLETIAPNAKAA, encoded by the coding sequence ATGAATTCAACAATTCGTACGATCGTGTTCGACTTCGATGGGGTCTTGGTCGCTTCTAACGCTATCAAACGGGATGCGTACTTCCGAATTTTTAACGACGTCGAGATTTCTTCGAATCAGATCAACACTTGTATTCGCCAAAACCATGACGGAAACAGATATGACGTTATCGGTGCGGTCTTGGATACTCTGCTGGCACAGAACCAGGTACCCGATGAGCTAAAGCGAACTAGTCGTATCGAGCAGTACGCTCAGCTTTACAACAGGCACTGTGAATCGGCCGTCGCAGAATGCTCCGAGGTTGCCGGAGTTTCAGAGTTGTTTGATCAACTCGCAGGCAAGATACCACTGTATATCAACTCTGCCACCCTCGAAGAACCTCTTCAACGAATTGTTCACCGACGAGGCTGGTTCGATCGGTTTCATGGTGTCTTTGGTTCACCGACCTCGAAAATCGAGAATCTAGAAAAAGTCCGGCAGGCTGAAAACTGCCTACCGGACGAGATCGCGTTTGTCGGCGACGGTCAACGAGACTGGAACGCCGCGATAGATTTTGGCTGCCGATTCATCGGGGTTCGAAACGGCTTTACCGACTTCGACAAGCCTGCACCCACTGAAATTGTTCGACTCAACGATTTGATCGGGGTCTTAGAAACAATCGCCCCCAACGCCAAGGCTGCATAA
- a CDS encoding acylneuraminate cytidylyltransferase family protein has product MIQDKRVLVVVPARGGSKGVKLKNIRPLAGRPLIHYTAELVQQLNYVDRAVVSTDHIGIAAEARAVGLDVPFYRPATLSGDRVGDLEVLQHALIETEKIDNVAYDIIVMLQPTCPQRKLEHVTQTIERFAEGDYDAVWTVSPTDLKYHPLKQLQIDSHGNLNHFDQRGRQIIARQQLQPTYTRNGAAYAISRSCLLEKKSIMGDRVGAVVIEEPLVSIDTLEDMRQVERLVA; this is encoded by the coding sequence ATGATCCAAGATAAACGAGTGCTTGTTGTCGTTCCGGCTCGCGGTGGCAGCAAGGGAGTGAAGTTGAAGAATATCCGCCCGCTCGCTGGTCGGCCACTCATTCATTATACCGCTGAACTCGTCCAGCAATTGAACTACGTCGATCGTGCCGTCGTATCGACCGATCACATAGGGATTGCTGCCGAAGCGCGTGCAGTTGGTCTCGATGTGCCTTTTTATCGTCCTGCCACGCTTTCCGGCGATCGCGTGGGCGATTTGGAAGTGCTGCAGCATGCCCTTATTGAAACAGAGAAGATTGACAATGTTGCCTACGACATCATCGTCATGCTACAGCCAACATGCCCACAGCGAAAGCTTGAGCATGTGACCCAAACAATTGAGCGTTTCGCCGAGGGAGATTATGACGCGGTTTGGACCGTCTCGCCTACCGATCTGAAATATCACCCTCTTAAACAATTGCAAATAGATTCACACGGCAATCTGAATCATTTCGACCAGCGGGGACGACAAATCATCGCTCGTCAACAGCTTCAGCCAACCTATACCCGCAACGGGGCGGCATACGCGATCAGTCGCTCGTGTTTGCTAGAGAAGAAGTCCATCATGGGCGACCGAGTCGGCGCAGTTGTGATCGAAGAGCCTCTTGTGAGCATCGACACACTGGAAGACATGCGTCAAGTAGAACGCTTAGTTGCCTAA
- a CDS encoding class I SAM-dependent methyltransferase: MKWLKRIRDKARRRIRSIRQSIYSRLTNAEQRREIKELQDELFSVPPLPPIQFLSDPLANWLSTAREEMSEFLAEEDGISDEEHQYLLMQMFFRGPVDKIREEQREILDSIEVDESIHSLPVWDLGCGRGELLQVLNEAGFRAVGIDKSALMIKKMKDLGLEALHGDAIDELQKTPDGSLCGITAFHVIEHMPFEVVLELLRASYQKLAPGGFLLLETPNPFCFESLSFFHTDQTHVRPIQPYQLAFLVETAGFADTRLHFTAPVPTTRRHQTHNFMQLYQNHGIVAKKPLASDACLKKVA; the protein is encoded by the coding sequence GTGAAATGGCTAAAACGAATCCGTGATAAGGCACGACGTCGCATAAGATCGATCCGACAAAGCATCTATTCTCGTTTAACGAATGCCGAGCAGCGACGCGAAATCAAGGAACTACAAGACGAACTGTTCTCGGTTCCCCCCCTACCCCCAATCCAATTTCTCTCTGACCCACTCGCAAATTGGCTTAGCACGGCTCGGGAAGAGATGTCCGAATTCCTCGCAGAGGAAGATGGCATTTCGGATGAAGAGCACCAATACCTTCTCATGCAAATGTTCTTTCGCGGCCCGGTCGATAAGATACGCGAGGAACAACGCGAAATCCTGGATTCGATTGAAGTAGATGAATCAATTCATTCGCTTCCCGTCTGGGATCTCGGCTGTGGTCGAGGAGAACTCTTGCAAGTTCTAAATGAAGCGGGATTCCGCGCGGTCGGAATCGATAAGAGTGCCTTGATGATCAAAAAGATGAAGGATCTTGGGTTAGAAGCTCTCCATGGAGACGCCATCGATGAGCTTCAAAAGACCCCCGATGGTAGCCTGTGCGGAATAACGGCATTTCACGTCATCGAACATATGCCGTTTGAGGTAGTTTTAGAGCTTCTGCGAGCTAGTTATCAAAAGCTTGCTCCTGGCGGTTTCTTATTACTTGAGACGCCCAATCCTTTCTGCTTTGAATCACTTAGCTTTTTTCATACCGATCAAACGCACGTTCGTCCCATTCAGCCGTATCAATTAGCGTTTCTAGTCGAGACCGCTGGATTCGCCGACACACGTTTGCACTTCACTGCTCCTGTGCCCACGACACGGAGACATCAGACCCACAATTTCATGCAGCTCTACCAAAATCATGGAATCGTCGCCAAGAAACCGTTGGCGTCTGATGCGTGCCTGAAGAAAGTTGCCTAG
- a CDS encoding SGNH/GDSL hydrolase family protein: protein MSSMKIVAIVLTLFVGASVLAEEPIATQSEVDSSDGFTVKSLAGKRVVFLGDSITQSGGYITFVDYYLKTIYPEQDFDVCGLGLSSETLSGLSEDNHAGGAFPRPCLFERLGRLLDRAKPEVVFACYGINDGIYQPLDSERCLAFQNGVNKLIEQCLASGVERLFIVTPPIYDANTKPGEFNYDSVMTKYAAWEMTLDKPFVHVIDLHSAMRKSRDARTEVYSKDRVHPGAEGHLFMAQTILAALNVPIPRQSLDAIQADPIYKQVDKLRKHRSANWMKHIGYTREKTVPPQPLGDTKEVAAKMKDTIDQMQRKE, encoded by the coding sequence ATGAGTTCCATGAAGATTGTTGCCATTGTCTTGACGTTATTCGTTGGGGCGAGTGTTTTGGCTGAAGAACCGATTGCCACGCAAAGTGAAGTCGATTCGTCGGATGGCTTCACGGTGAAGAGCCTTGCTGGCAAACGCGTGGTATTCCTCGGAGACAGCATCACGCAGTCGGGCGGATACATCACCTTCGTCGACTACTACCTAAAGACGATTTATCCCGAACAAGACTTTGACGTCTGTGGCCTCGGCCTATCGAGCGAGACACTTTCTGGACTTAGCGAAGACAATCATGCAGGCGGTGCTTTTCCGAGACCATGCTTGTTTGAGCGTCTCGGACGTCTTTTGGACCGAGCAAAGCCTGAGGTTGTTTTTGCCTGCTACGGAATCAACGATGGGATCTATCAACCGCTCGATTCAGAGCGTTGTTTGGCTTTTCAGAATGGTGTTAATAAGCTCATAGAGCAATGTCTGGCTTCGGGAGTTGAGCGGTTATTCATTGTTACTCCTCCCATCTACGATGCGAATACGAAGCCTGGTGAATTCAACTATGATTCGGTGATGACAAAATACGCGGCATGGGAAATGACACTCGATAAACCATTTGTTCACGTCATTGATTTGCATTCCGCCATGCGTAAGTCGCGCGATGCTCGAACCGAGGTCTATTCCAAAGATCGAGTCCATCCCGGGGCCGAGGGGCATTTGTTCATGGCGCAAACGATTTTGGCTGCTCTGAACGTTCCCATTCCAAGGCAGTCACTCGATGCGATTCAGGCCGATCCGATCTATAAGCAGGTCGACAAATTACGAAAGCATCGTTCTGCCAATTGGATGAAACACATTGGCTATACCCGCGAGAAGACCGTGCCGCCACAACCTTTAGGAGATACAAAGGAAGTGGCTGCCAAGATGAAAGACACGATCGACCAGATGCAGAGAAAAGAATAG